A single window of Elgaria multicarinata webbii isolate HBS135686 ecotype San Diego chromosome 17, rElgMul1.1.pri, whole genome shotgun sequence DNA harbors:
- the LITAF gene encoding lipopolysaccharide-induced tumor necrosis factor-alpha factor: protein MASLPSAPNAPPALPPSYEETTGINNSAPYPYPAPGHGAGPAAKGENVPPYAMHPRPVAGQQPIPVQAVYIQNPLLFHDRPVQMSCPSCSRMIVTLTTYRAGALTWLSCGGLCLLGCWAGCCLIPFCVDALLDVDHHCPNCQALLGSYKRL, encoded by the exons ATGGCATCTCTTCCCTCTGCTCCGAATGCCCCACCGGCCCTGCCACCTTCTTACGAAGAGACGACGGGTATCAACAATTCCGCGCCGTACCCGTATCCTGCACCCGGGCATGGCGCTGGGCCAGCGGCGAAAGGGGAGAACGTCCCTCCGTATGCCATGCATCCGAGACCAGTTGCAGGACAACAGCCAA tTCCCGTCCAGGCGGTCTATATCCAGAACCCGCTGCTCTTCCATGACCGGCCCGTGCAGATGAGTTGCCCGTCCTGCAGCCGGATGATTGTGACCTTGACCACGTACCGCGCGGGGGCTTTGACCTGGCTCTCGTGCGGAGGCCTCTGCCTGCTGGG GTGCTGGGCCGGCTGCTGCTTAATCCCCTTCTGCGTGGACGCGCTGCTCGACGTCGACCACCACTGCCCCAACTGCCAAGCTCTCCTCGGCAGCTACAAGCGGCTCTGA